A single Anatilimnocola floriformis DNA region contains:
- a CDS encoding CsgG/HfaB family protein → MKKFLLLVALLALCSCAGWLSAAEDDNAVYPVAILPFEERGAGVKDYGAQVSEVLFAQLVANPKLMIVDRNELNKTLAEQSLSLSGAVKPDEAVKVGQLTGAKLLITGSVLQVDKKIYLVAKIMGTETTRVAGASVNGKTSDELAPLIEKLAEQITTAVDEKASTLVAKPVAIADRIEALKKQLGTAKKPVVRIEIAERHVAVATIDPAAETEIGMICKALGFEVVDNKEAAVGAADILITGEGFSETAGRVGNLVSVRGRVEIKAVNRKTGKVLAIDRQTSRVIDTTEQVAGKAALQEAAAILAERILPKIVTPAK, encoded by the coding sequence ATGAAAAAATTCCTGCTCCTAGTCGCGCTTCTCGCGCTCTGCTCGTGTGCTGGCTGGTTATCAGCCGCCGAAGATGACAACGCGGTTTATCCCGTCGCGATTCTTCCCTTCGAAGAGCGCGGCGCGGGTGTGAAGGATTACGGCGCGCAGGTCTCCGAAGTGCTCTTTGCCCAACTCGTCGCCAATCCCAAGCTGATGATTGTCGACCGCAATGAGCTCAATAAAACTCTTGCCGAACAATCGCTAAGCCTCTCGGGCGCCGTCAAGCCCGACGAAGCCGTGAAGGTCGGTCAGCTGACCGGCGCGAAGCTGCTGATCACCGGCTCGGTGCTGCAAGTGGATAAGAAGATCTACCTGGTCGCCAAAATCATGGGAACGGAAACGACTCGTGTCGCCGGTGCTTCGGTCAACGGCAAGACCAGCGATGAACTCGCGCCGCTGATCGAGAAGCTCGCCGAGCAGATCACGACGGCCGTCGATGAGAAGGCTTCGACCCTCGTCGCCAAGCCGGTGGCGATTGCTGATCGCATCGAAGCCCTCAAGAAGCAACTGGGCACTGCCAAGAAACCCGTCGTGAGAATCGAAATCGCCGAACGCCACGTCGCGGTTGCCACGATCGATCCCGCCGCCGAAACCGAGATCGGCATGATCTGCAAAGCCCTCGGCTTTGAAGTGGTCGACAACAAGGAAGCTGCCGTGGGCGCTGCCGACATCCTGATCACCGGCGAAGGCTTCAGCGAAACCGCGGGCCGCGTCGGCAATCTGGTGAGTGTGCGCGGCCGAGTCGAGATCAAAGCCGTCAATCGCAAGACCGGCAAGGTCCTCGCCATCGACCGCCAAACCAGTCGCGTGATCGACACCACCGAGCAAGTCGCCGGCAAAGCAGCGTTGCAAGAAGCGGCTGCGATCCTCGCCGAACGCATCCTGCCGAAGATCGTGACGCCGGCGAAATAG
- a CDS encoding RNA polymerase sigma factor encodes MDDATDNQLIAAHLRGDDTALQRLVDRHLPAVSGFCFQLALKRPLAEDLTQETFLRAIRSLSSFRGGSAFRTWLFSIASNLAKNRLARDSRETAVGNQVDELTTPVTDAPDQSALQSELAEEIDAALEELPLNLRSALVLSVVHGMPSPAIAEIEGVAVNTIYWRIHEARKILKRRLQQWTT; translated from the coding sequence ATGGATGACGCCACCGACAATCAGTTGATCGCAGCCCACCTGCGGGGCGACGATACGGCGTTGCAGCGATTGGTTGATCGTCACCTGCCAGCGGTGTCGGGTTTTTGTTTTCAACTGGCGCTGAAGCGACCGCTGGCGGAGGATCTGACGCAGGAAACTTTCCTGCGAGCGATCCGTTCGCTGAGTTCGTTTCGGGGTGGTTCGGCGTTTCGCACCTGGCTGTTTTCGATCGCCTCGAATCTGGCCAAGAACCGCCTCGCCCGCGACTCGCGCGAAACGGCAGTTGGAAACCAGGTTGATGAATTGACCACGCCGGTAACCGACGCCCCCGATCAGTCCGCGCTGCAATCGGAACTAGCCGAAGAGATCGATGCTGCCTTGGAGGAACTTCCTTTGAACTTGCGTTCGGCCTTGGTGCTGTCGGTCGTGCATGGCATGCCGTCGCCAGCCATTGCGGAAATCGAAGGCGTTGCCGTGAACACCATTTACTGGAGAATCCACGAAGCTCGCAAAATCCTCAAACGGAGGCTGCAACAGTGGACGACCTGA
- a CDS encoding TonB-dependent siderophore receptor encodes MTLRAWLRKSITALAVAGAVGLNLAHAQEPEVQPLDPETAEYYFLPDIPSVDNLFRAPEPIGYYSYGSNVGSIVAMPDFYYPGTINTVTRDMIRDQQALSFSDILRDIGGAVQSSQNAPSLTGGIMPDQFFLRGLEVSQFNFRKNGFLDPTYTPRDFANVERIDVLKGPASALYGGALPSGTVNVVTKTALADRFGWGGVTLGSDSLQRYAFDVNSTNEAGDLLVRVNGAYQNGQSFRNFGYNEREFIAPVITKLLSSDTALTWEGEFHQDLRMRDSGTIAVNGNTKAFAPDVFFGSPTDFAQFHDYRSTLSLTHRFNEQWQLYVGGTSLFYDATSRGTTPQTGFTTVLTPQGFYAGAPGLGGTLNRTQETSLQREQDHSIIANLTGEIDGPFLTHNLLLGTEANWLVANQNSSTTSIPGIDPALTFDPATGAQPFPGGTVTQSFSTNNPGYYQNRFGIYLQDLVPVTDRLTFTGGVRWDTIDVKNDRQLLFGGFPVFSPPPADDNYSHFTPRAGVTYDLVPQTMSIYGAYTQSFAPPSRTIYAQAPLQAETGEMWEIGLKTLLDENLIFTVSGFVIDRDNVAVQITNFNVVNTAEQQSKGVELNLVGQWNERFRTVSNYTYADVEQSGPPGILSVNGRVRGVPFGNGNVWTRYDVIQAPGGVLGLGLGYVYVGERRGDYSAPLQLPSYSRWDVGVFGQYGRWDMTAYFENIFDIQYATSAVNQYQVYQGAPANFRLMVGANF; translated from the coding sequence ATGACATTGCGCGCTTGGTTACGGAAGTCCATCACCGCGCTGGCAGTTGCTGGCGCGGTCGGCCTGAACCTGGCCCATGCGCAAGAGCCCGAAGTTCAGCCGCTCGACCCGGAAACGGCAGAGTATTACTTCCTGCCCGACATTCCCTCGGTCGACAATCTCTTCCGCGCTCCGGAGCCGATTGGTTACTACTCGTACGGTTCGAATGTTGGCAGCATCGTCGCGATGCCGGACTTCTATTATCCGGGCACCATCAACACCGTGACGCGCGACATGATCCGCGATCAGCAAGCCCTGAGCTTCAGCGATATCCTGCGCGACATCGGCGGTGCGGTGCAGTCGAGCCAGAACGCGCCGAGCCTGACGGGCGGCATCATGCCCGATCAGTTTTTCCTCCGCGGCTTGGAAGTGTCGCAGTTCAATTTCCGCAAGAATGGTTTTCTCGATCCGACCTACACGCCGCGCGATTTTGCCAACGTCGAGCGAATTGATGTGCTGAAGGGGCCGGCTTCGGCGCTCTATGGCGGTGCGCTGCCATCCGGCACCGTCAACGTCGTGACGAAGACCGCGCTGGCCGATCGTTTTGGTTGGGGCGGCGTGACGCTCGGCAGCGATAGCCTGCAGCGGTATGCGTTTGACGTGAATAGCACGAACGAAGCGGGCGACTTGCTGGTGCGCGTCAACGGTGCTTATCAGAACGGCCAAAGCTTCCGCAACTTTGGTTACAACGAGCGTGAGTTCATTGCTCCGGTCATCACCAAGCTCCTCAGCAGCGATACTGCGCTAACCTGGGAAGGTGAATTTCACCAAGACCTGCGGATGCGCGACAGTGGCACGATTGCCGTGAACGGCAACACGAAGGCTTTCGCGCCGGACGTGTTCTTCGGCTCGCCGACCGACTTCGCCCAGTTCCACGACTATCGCTCGACACTGTCGTTGACGCATCGCTTCAACGAGCAGTGGCAACTTTACGTCGGCGGCACCTCGCTATTTTATGATGCAACCTCGCGCGGCACGACGCCGCAAACCGGATTTACCACGGTGCTGACTCCGCAGGGCTTTTATGCCGGCGCCCCTGGTCTGGGTGGAACGCTCAATCGTACGCAAGAGACGTCGCTGCAGCGCGAGCAGGATCACTCGATCATCGCGAACTTGACCGGCGAGATCGATGGACCATTCCTCACGCACAACTTGTTGCTCGGCACTGAAGCCAATTGGCTGGTGGCGAATCAAAACAGCTCGACTACTTCCATCCCAGGCATTGATCCTGCGCTGACGTTCGATCCCGCGACCGGCGCGCAGCCGTTTCCGGGAGGGACCGTCACTCAGTCGTTCAGTACCAACAACCCCGGCTATTACCAAAACCGGTTTGGTATTTACCTGCAAGATCTTGTGCCTGTGACCGATCGGCTGACGTTTACCGGCGGTGTGCGCTGGGACACGATCGATGTGAAGAACGATCGCCAACTTCTGTTCGGCGGCTTTCCGGTTTTTTCGCCACCGCCGGCGGATGATAACTACAGCCACTTCACGCCGCGGGCCGGTGTGACCTATGACCTCGTGCCCCAGACGATGTCGATCTATGGCGCTTACACGCAGTCGTTCGCGCCGCCGAGTCGCACCATCTATGCACAGGCGCCGCTGCAAGCCGAGACGGGCGAGATGTGGGAAATCGGTTTGAAGACCCTGCTCGACGAAAACCTGATCTTCACGGTCAGCGGCTTTGTGATCGATCGCGACAATGTCGCGGTTCAGATTACCAACTTCAACGTGGTCAACACCGCCGAGCAACAGAGCAAGGGCGTGGAGTTGAATCTCGTCGGCCAATGGAACGAACGGTTCCGGACGGTCTCGAACTACACCTACGCCGATGTCGAACAATCAGGCCCCCCGGGTATCCTGTCGGTCAACGGCCGTGTCCGCGGCGTGCCGTTCGGCAACGGCAATGTTTGGACGCGCTACGATGTCATCCAAGCCCCCGGCGGCGTCCTCGGCCTCGGCTTGGGCTATGTCTACGTCGGCGAACGCCGCGGCGATTACAGCGCGCCCCTCCAACTGCCATCGTACAGTCGTTGGGACGTCGGCGTCTTCGGCCAGTATGGCCGGTGGGATATGACGGCTTACTTCGAGAACATTTTTGACATTCAGTACGCGACCTCTGCGGTCAATCAGTACCAGGTTTATCAGGGAGCCCCGGCGAACTTCCGGTTGATGGTGGGTGCGAATTTCTAA
- a CDS encoding thioredoxin family protein, with amino-acid sequence MAFASLYREVEPTRDEIERSSGLLLLEFGADWCGHCRARDAVLQQVLADRTDVQHMRIADGRGKPLGRSFRVKLWPTLVLLENGQVIGELVRPADDEVRQLLDR; translated from the coding sequence ATGGCCTTTGCCAGTCTCTATCGGGAAGTAGAACCAACTCGCGACGAAATCGAGCGGAGCAGCGGCTTGCTGCTCCTTGAGTTCGGCGCGGATTGGTGCGGACATTGCCGCGCCCGGGATGCGGTGCTGCAACAAGTCCTCGCCGATCGCACGGATGTGCAACACATGCGCATCGCCGACGGGCGCGGCAAGCCGCTGGGCCGGTCGTTTCGCGTGAAGCTCTGGCCGACGTTAGTGCTGCTGGAAAATGGTCAGGTGATCGGCGAATTGGTTCGGCCTGCCGATGATGAAGTCCGACAGTTGCTCGATCGCTGA
- a CDS encoding ferredoxin family protein, whose product MSSVVTSRCFGCKYTDCVVVCPVESFFEGEQMLFIDPEICVDCDACIPECPVEAIYAEDDVPPEEHPFIALNAEMAPKCPPIVSKKAPLAAE is encoded by the coding sequence ATGTCGAGTGTCGTGACCAGCCGTTGCTTCGGCTGCAAATATACCGATTGCGTCGTTGTCTGCCCGGTCGAGTCGTTTTTTGAGGGAGAGCAGATGCTCTTTATCGATCCCGAAATATGCGTCGACTGCGACGCCTGCATTCCGGAATGTCCCGTCGAGGCCATCTATGCCGAAGACGATGTGCCGCCCGAGGAGCACCCGTTCATTGCGCTCAATGCGGAAATGGCGCCGAAGTGTCCGCCGATTGTGAGCAAGAAAGCTCCGCTGGCCGCGGAATAA
- a CDS encoding sigma-70 family RNA polymerase sigma factor: MTTQPPTETAQLFARCLAGDSLAETQLFERYVVRLTMLARSRLSQRLASRVDPEDIVLSAYRSFFLAARENRFDLRHSGDLWRLLVKITLAKVCDQSERHQAQRRDVAREQTAPDDLETRQPWLVALSRDPSPAEVAQAIETMEQLLAALPPVAGQIVQLRLQGYRQDEIAGELGCAERTVRRWLERAGEWLTAAKAGDA, translated from the coding sequence ATGACAACTCAGCCTCCCACGGAAACGGCCCAGCTCTTTGCCCGTTGCCTGGCAGGCGATTCCCTGGCCGAAACGCAGCTCTTCGAGCGCTATGTCGTGCGGCTGACGATGCTGGCCCGGTCGCGACTTTCGCAACGGCTCGCGAGTCGCGTGGATCCCGAAGACATCGTCCTCTCGGCGTATCGCAGCTTTTTCCTGGCCGCGCGCGAAAACCGTTTTGATCTGAGGCACAGCGGCGATCTGTGGCGACTGCTCGTGAAGATCACGCTCGCCAAGGTTTGCGATCAGTCGGAACGTCATCAGGCGCAGCGGCGCGACGTGGCCCGCGAACAAACGGCCCCCGATGACTTAGAAACACGTCAGCCCTGGCTGGTGGCGCTGTCGCGCGATCCTTCGCCTGCCGAAGTGGCTCAAGCCATCGAAACGATGGAACAACTCCTGGCCGCGCTCCCGCCGGTCGCAGGCCAGATCGTGCAGTTGCGTTTGCAGGGCTATCGCCAAGATGAAATTGCCGGGGAACTTGGTTGCGCGGAGCGAACCGTTCGGCGCTGGCTGGAGCGCGCTGGCGAATGGCTCACCGCGGCGAAGGCAGGCGACGCATGA
- a CDS encoding serine/threonine-protein kinase, whose protein sequence is MNPSDDVIADWELQLESEWQRSLVSYWQTRHLSAEYDAATCQRVLFELIALQMEYAWKQGEKTSPERMASHYEPSFRELLTPELEIKLLAEEFRLRWRFGDKPSAQHFLQQQRAISGLAVAILQMEVELQREFGWQPTQTETASSISLLAAAAPLSSADFLVQRFIGAGSMGRVYVAWQHSLGRRVAIKFLRKHFVHNAAAVERFLLEGKLAAGLRHPGIIVIHGLGRTPAGSVFIVMDWIDGPPLTPIDPQSRVELKSTLEVIAQAADAMAAAHAAGVIHCDLKPANILRGNDGRVVLSDFGLARRLNEEAVAWPRGEGTPAWIAPEQVDGCWGELGAATDVFNLTATLVWLLTGRSPHAGETTPALLASAVSGRPVSPLGDGAKNFPVALIDLCAAGLRKNPTQRLGGMVELATQLRAIASGS, encoded by the coding sequence ATGAATCCTTCCGATGACGTGATCGCTGATTGGGAGTTGCAACTCGAAAGCGAGTGGCAGCGCTCACTCGTCAGTTATTGGCAAACACGGCATCTATCTGCCGAATACGATGCGGCGACTTGCCAGCGCGTGCTCTTTGAGTTGATCGCGCTGCAAATGGAATACGCTTGGAAGCAGGGAGAGAAAACCTCGCCGGAGCGAATGGCGAGTCACTACGAGCCAAGCTTCCGCGAACTGCTGACGCCAGAACTCGAAATCAAACTCCTCGCCGAAGAATTTCGCCTGCGCTGGCGATTTGGCGACAAGCCAAGCGCGCAGCACTTTCTGCAACAGCAGCGGGCGATTTCGGGGCTAGCCGTGGCGATCTTGCAAATGGAAGTGGAGCTACAACGTGAGTTTGGTTGGCAGCCGACTCAGACGGAAACAGCGTCATCCATTTCCTTACTCGCAGCCGCAGCGCCGTTGTCATCGGCCGATTTTCTGGTGCAACGGTTTATCGGCGCCGGTTCGATGGGACGTGTCTATGTCGCGTGGCAGCACAGTCTCGGGCGACGCGTGGCGATAAAGTTCTTGCGCAAGCACTTCGTCCACAACGCAGCGGCCGTCGAGCGGTTTCTGCTAGAGGGAAAGCTTGCCGCGGGATTGCGGCATCCGGGCATCATTGTCATCCACGGCTTGGGACGCACACCGGCGGGGAGTGTGTTCATCGTGATGGATTGGATCGATGGGCCGCCGCTAACGCCGATCGATCCGCAATCACGTGTCGAGTTGAAATCAACTCTCGAGGTGATCGCCCAAGCGGCCGATGCGATGGCTGCTGCGCACGCAGCGGGAGTGATTCATTGCGATCTAAAACCGGCAAACATCTTGCGCGGAAACGACGGCCGAGTCGTGCTAAGCGACTTTGGACTGGCGCGGCGGTTGAACGAAGAAGCAGTGGCCTGGCCGCGGGGTGAAGGGACGCCTGCCTGGATCGCGCCGGAACAAGTCGACGGCTGCTGGGGAGAGTTGGGCGCGGCGACCGACGTGTTTAATCTCACGGCGACGCTGGTTTGGCTACTAACGGGTCGTTCGCCGCATGCCGGCGAAACGACTCCAGCATTGCTCGCCTCGGCAGTGAGCGGGCGGCCTGTGTCGCCACTTGGCGACGGAGCGAAGAATTTTCCCGTCGCGCTCATCGACTTGTGCGCGGCGGGTTTAAGAAAGAATCCAACTCAGCGATTGGGCGGCATGGTCGAACTAGCGACTCAGCTGCGAGCCATCGCTAGCGGAAGTTAG
- a CDS encoding protein-disulfide reductase DsbD family protein, with protein sequence MRSTISLVLLVACAVTVAAQEGSKFGGKKFNFDFGAGAAPAGELDIAAKFYVTKDSAKGRLVVEATISPEWHTFSTTQPSGGPQASTIKVADSVDVRLTGPFTPDRDPHKEPSTAFTDDAGKPLTEETFEDKVVWTAPIELTAGVKPESLEIALTYNGQICHGTGGCIPKTIKATAKFVSYDEPPQTAGVFHQQGSNVTISGRLEPGVVTPGSKAKLIITAKAEPKWHVYELQNQVGKSTNQPTLIVVSRKGDLAVGEPQPSSKAVPPHGAESDLPYHEGEVSWTSEIEVPASAKSGEVELGGFLGFQTCSGTNCQPPQGATFQVNLKIAEKAESAPALLSFVSTSYKNVSEQAQLFNAGQNRSSVAANTAPLPLPLLILVALAGGFFLNFMPCVLPVLGLKLLSFAKQGGESKGRMIAINLAYTAGLMVIFMLLAVLSITLGLAWGQHLSYLWFRITILTVTFAMGLSLFSVWEIPVPGFAEGSHNLQQKEGLAGAFYKGLFTTILGISCSGPLLGVALNATIGLPPIYTLLVFFFVGLGMASPFLALPFVPGINKLLPKPGDWMETFKQVMGFVIMGAAVFFFSAIEDEWKIAVLTLLLGVSLACWWVGKVPLYEPVGKQLNAWITGGAAAGIIGVVAFNFFGPPPPEARIEWQNFSIANITQQEQANRTVLVDFTADWCANCKVNLKWAIERADVKQLIDENNVVAMKADWTSANPDLEEELKRLGRKQIPVLAIYPAGKPDEVLVLDGLVWKQQVISTIRRAGPSQTPLEKKSQPAKSLTAKN encoded by the coding sequence ATGCGGTCGACGATTTCCCTGGTCCTGCTCGTGGCTTGTGCCGTGACGGTTGCCGCGCAGGAGGGATCGAAATTCGGCGGTAAGAAATTCAACTTCGATTTTGGCGCAGGAGCAGCGCCGGCGGGCGAACTCGACATCGCGGCGAAGTTTTACGTCACCAAGGATTCGGCGAAGGGCCGCCTGGTGGTCGAAGCCACGATCTCGCCCGAGTGGCACACCTTTTCAACGACGCAGCCTTCCGGCGGACCACAGGCGTCGACGATCAAGGTCGCCGATTCCGTCGATGTTCGCCTGACCGGCCCCTTCACCCCCGATCGCGATCCGCACAAAGAACCCTCGACCGCTTTCACCGACGACGCGGGCAAGCCGCTGACCGAGGAAACGTTCGAAGACAAAGTGGTCTGGACCGCGCCGATCGAACTGACGGCCGGCGTGAAGCCGGAATCGCTCGAAATCGCGCTCACCTACAACGGCCAGATCTGCCACGGCACGGGGGGCTGCATTCCCAAGACGATCAAGGCCACGGCGAAGTTCGTGAGCTACGACGAGCCACCGCAAACGGCCGGCGTGTTTCATCAGCAGGGTAGCAACGTCACCATCAGCGGCCGCCTCGAGCCCGGCGTGGTCACGCCCGGGAGCAAGGCCAAGCTGATCATCACTGCCAAAGCCGAGCCGAAATGGCATGTGTATGAATTGCAGAATCAGGTGGGCAAGTCGACCAACCAGCCGACCTTGATCGTCGTTTCGCGCAAAGGCGATCTCGCTGTCGGCGAACCTCAACCGTCATCGAAGGCAGTGCCGCCGCACGGAGCCGAATCGGATTTGCCATATCACGAGGGTGAAGTCAGCTGGACCAGCGAGATTGAAGTTCCCGCCAGCGCAAAGTCCGGCGAAGTTGAACTCGGCGGCTTCCTTGGTTTTCAAACCTGCTCGGGAACCAATTGCCAGCCGCCGCAAGGCGCGACCTTTCAAGTCAATTTGAAGATTGCTGAAAAAGCGGAGAGCGCGCCGGCGCTGTTGTCGTTTGTCTCCACTTCCTACAAGAACGTCAGCGAGCAAGCGCAGCTCTTCAACGCCGGGCAAAACCGTAGTTCGGTTGCTGCCAACACAGCGCCCTTGCCGCTACCGCTGCTCATTCTCGTCGCGCTCGCTGGCGGTTTCTTTTTGAACTTCATGCCCTGCGTGTTGCCGGTGCTCGGTTTGAAATTGCTCTCGTTCGCCAAGCAAGGGGGCGAAAGCAAAGGCCGCATGATCGCAATCAATCTGGCTTACACGGCGGGGTTGATGGTGATCTTCATGCTCCTTGCGGTGCTCTCGATCACGCTTGGTCTCGCTTGGGGCCAGCACTTGAGTTACCTCTGGTTTCGCATCACGATTTTGACCGTCACGTTTGCGATGGGGCTCAGCCTCTTCAGCGTCTGGGAAATTCCCGTCCCCGGTTTCGCCGAAGGCTCGCACAATCTGCAGCAGAAGGAAGGTCTCGCCGGCGCATTTTACAAAGGCTTGTTCACGACCATCCTTGGCATCTCTTGCAGTGGGCCGTTATTGGGGGTCGCGCTGAACGCCACGATCGGCTTGCCGCCGATTTATACGTTGCTGGTCTTTTTCTTCGTCGGCCTCGGCATGGCGTCGCCGTTTCTCGCTCTGCCGTTCGTGCCGGGCATCAACAAGCTGTTGCCGAAGCCCGGCGATTGGATGGAAACGTTCAAGCAAGTGATGGGCTTCGTCATCATGGGCGCCGCGGTCTTCTTCTTCTCGGCGATCGAGGACGAATGGAAGATCGCCGTGCTCACGCTGTTGCTCGGCGTGTCGCTGGCTTGCTGGTGGGTTGGCAAGGTGCCGCTGTATGAACCCGTCGGCAAGCAACTGAATGCCTGGATCACCGGCGGCGCTGCCGCGGGAATCATCGGCGTGGTGGCGTTCAATTTCTTCGGTCCGCCGCCGCCGGAAGCGCGAATCGAATGGCAGAACTTCAGCATTGCGAACATCACGCAGCAAGAACAAGCCAACCGCACCGTGCTTGTCGACTTCACCGCCGATTGGTGTGCCAACTGCAAAGTGAATCTGAAGTGGGCCATCGAACGCGCCGACGTCAAACAATTGATCGACGAGAACAACGTCGTCGCCATGAAGGCCGATTGGACTTCAGCCAATCCGGACCTGGAAGAAGAACTGAAACGCCTCGGCCGGAAACAAATTCCGGTCCTCGCGATCTATCCTGCCGGCAAGCCCGATGAAGTGCTGGTGCTCGACGGCCTGGTATGGAAACAACAGGTGATCAGCACGATTCGTCGCGCCGGCCCTTCGCAAACGCCGCTGGAGAAAAAGTCACAGCCGGCGAAATCGTTGACGGCGAAGAACTAG
- a CDS encoding sugar phosphate isomerase/epimerase family protein, whose translation MNSIFSDRRSWLQSAGLLGLGAVTASPSYLLAEDARVTVPKTLRYCLNMSTIRGQQLSVPDQVDLAAKAGYDSIEPWMGDLRKYEMAGGSLKDLAKRITDHGLKVDSAIGFAEWIVDDDAKRAKGLEAAKSDMELIHNIGGTHIAAPPAGATKQTDLDLLKAAERYAALLKLGVAMAVIPQIEVWGFSTVLSKLGETMLVAVESKHPAATILADVYHLHKGGSEFHGLGLIAGSAMHCFHMNDYPADPPRATIADKDRVYPGDGVAPLTSILKTLFANGFAGTLSLELFNPEYWKQDALLVARTGLEKMKAAVAKC comes from the coding sequence ATGAATTCGATTTTTTCCGACCGTCGCAGCTGGTTGCAGTCAGCAGGCTTACTGGGCCTAGGTGCGGTCACGGCTAGTCCGTCATATCTGCTGGCCGAAGACGCAAGAGTGACGGTGCCGAAGACGCTCCGTTACTGCCTCAACATGAGCACGATCCGCGGACAGCAACTGAGCGTGCCCGATCAGGTTGATCTCGCGGCGAAGGCCGGTTACGACTCGATCGAACCCTGGATGGGCGATCTGCGGAAGTATGAAATGGCCGGCGGCAGCCTGAAGGACCTTGCCAAGCGGATCACCGATCATGGCTTGAAGGTCGACAGCGCCATCGGCTTTGCCGAGTGGATTGTCGATGACGATGCCAAGCGGGCCAAGGGACTCGAAGCGGCGAAGTCCGACATGGAACTGATCCACAATATCGGCGGCACGCACATCGCTGCTCCGCCAGCGGGCGCAACGAAGCAGACCGATCTCGACCTGCTCAAAGCGGCTGAGCGCTACGCAGCGCTCCTCAAGCTCGGTGTTGCGATGGCGGTCATTCCGCAGATCGAGGTCTGGGGCTTCTCGACGGTTCTCAGCAAGCTGGGCGAAACGATGCTCGTCGCCGTCGAGAGCAAGCATCCCGCCGCGACGATCCTGGCCGACGTCTATCATCTGCACAAGGGTGGCAGTGAGTTTCATGGGCTCGGTTTGATTGCCGGCTCGGCCATGCATTGCTTTCACATGAACGATTACCCGGCTGATCCGCCGCGGGCGACGATTGCCGATAAGGACCGCGTTTATCCCGGCGATGGCGTGGCGCCGCTCACCTCGATCTTGAAAACGCTGTTTGCCAACGGCTTTGCGGGCACGCTTTCGCTCGAGCTCTTTAATCCCGAGTACTGGAAGCAAGACGCGCTGCTCGTCGCGCGTACAGGCCTCGAAAAAATGAAGGCTGCCGTGGCGAAGTGCTAA